The Gymnogyps californianus isolate 813 chromosome 3, ASM1813914v2, whole genome shotgun sequence genomic sequence CCTTGtattcttcaggttttttagtAGATGATTGAAGAACTGTCTGATTGTTTGAATATTTTAGTAGTGaatgaaaatgagcaaaagtATGGATTAAGTTAAAAACCAGGGACTTCTGATTGTGTTATAGGTTTGGCATCCAAATCcatgtatgtttgtttttttctgggagaaTGCTCAGATGTTTTTGAACTTGACTAGCTACATTGAATCCTTtcacaaaacccacaaattgtatatatgcatttatatctACTGAAATGCAAGTCTAAATTTTTTAGGACCATAACAATACGAAATTGGAGAATGTGGCTATAGTATTCCAGACATGCAATACAGTTTGTTTTAACAGTAACTTTTAGCAGTGCTTTAATACAtgatggtaattttttttttattttaaaattttaaaagtatcagAATACAGTAGTATAACTAAATAGTTACTTCTCCAGATAGTAGAAACACCAGTAAAAACTTTATAGTCTATTATTAGGAGTTTTTTAAGTTCAAAAATTTCAAGTTTCACCTAAAAGAATAATATCATAGCAccaaaatactgtgttcagaACTCAGTCAAACTTGCAAGGGAAAAACATACTACTGCTCTGGTGAATACTGTTGCTTCTCCTGTCTTTAGCCAGCATCAGGTAAATGACAtgcatgttttccttcattttgaaTAAACCCTGTTCAACTTGTAATATAAAAGTAGAAACTTTTGGTTCTAAAAACTTATCACTGAGTCACTTGGAAATACATACTCTCAGTTCTTCCCAGTTCCAGTTTTCTGCCTTTAGATGGCAAATAGGATTTTaggattttaaaatctgctcCTAAGTTCTTGCCCTGTCAAGAGATTTGTTGGCAAACCTGGTTTGCCTGTCCCCACTGCTGTCATCTGGGGTCCAGACAAAAAGCAGCCCTTTTGCCTGTGTGCAGATTGCAATCTGGTTTATCCTGACTGCATCACACATTATACTCTGTTGATAACTGAAGATAGATGTAACTCATGTTTTAACTCATGGCTGGTAGCACAGATTTCTCTTGTGTCTGTCAGTTGGAAAACTGCTGTCATACTTTTGAGGTGTTCAAAAAAAGCCAGTACCGTTAATGCCAAAAGGCAGtagaggaagagagattgcATACAAGGCAAATTTGAGCGTAGGATCGTAGGATCTCGTTTCTAGCTTGGGCACTACATATGTGAGACACAGGACTGAATTAGAACAAGCACTTGAGAGCTTTAGTTCTGCCAGTACCTCTTGTTGGCTTTCGTTTGTGAAGAAGCTTACTGGAATGAAGAGTGTGAAAGAGTTAACACAGCCTTTTTCTGCTGATACAGTGTTGGAGATAGGTGATGCTAGCCTAACTGGAATGGGTGTGGGTCAGGGTGCAGGCACAGAAGGGGGTCTGGAGGCTGGACACAGATGTGTTTCACTTTCGGTATCTTTTAGACATTAGCAGCAATTCGTATAACTGTATGACAcacttctgttctgtgtttgacTGCCTGAAAGTAATACAGTCTGCATGTATATATTGTTAAAATTGTCAGAAGATCAGTGTCTTGGCAGTTCAGTCAGAATAGTGTTTCCTATATTacttaagaaattaatttgacaaATGCTAGCTTTGTTGCAGTGATTCTTAGTTACAAAGTGATTCTCACTGgttttatattgatttttgttCTATTTGCAGTAGtgttttgttcttcagtgtTGATTTGATTCTTTTGGTGAGGTGTCCCATTGCTTTCCTATTACTTTAGCtgactgggttttgtttttcttctctccaacagagtcaaacagaaaaactgGCTAAAGTCTACCAGCCAAAACGTGCCCTCTTATCTACTAAGTGCACTATTTCCATTGCAAATCTCTTGGCAGCTCGGCAGGATCTGTCAAAGATTATGAGAACAAGCAGTGGGTCCATCCGAGAGAAGACTGCATGTGCCATTAATAAGGTACCTTTGGTGACAAATGGCTTGTTCTGTTATGAATATTTAAGTAATTTGAATGTAGTAATAAATCCTGCCTTTTTTTAGGATTGTAAGTGGAAtttggaaataaagaataagaaatttGGTGTTTATGTACTCCAGATTATGCATCAGTGCATTATGAGAACTGCAATTTCACCTGCTTAGGTTCAGAGTGCCCCTTCTTAGGGGCAGtaaaaaattcctgaaatatCTTTGATTACTTTCAGTGGGAGTAGGCCTGCTCTGTCTTATGAGAATTACTGATGTCATTATGCTGCAGCTACCTAATTCTGTCACCGTGTCTAAAATAGCACCTCCATAGTAACTGTGTTTCTGGTCTGTGTAAATAGAATTTATTAAGATCACAAAGCAAGGATCTTGCAGGTTAGATTCCCCTGTGTACACAAATAAAAGAGATTATAATCAAGTGTGTAGTTTTAGTGATGACATAGTAGGAATATGATTTAGACTAAGCAATTTACCTTGTTTCAGAAATTATGATTTTACAGGAGTAGTAGTCTCACAGAAGTACATGTGCTGAACTTGAAGCTCAGTATCTGTGTACAGTAGTGTACTTGGTACTTGAAAATTTGTGGGTGTACATGCatgcttttctgccttctggGTACCAACTGTATTTCAGGTAAAGTTCTAATTAATTTAGGATAGAATGGTGGTGTGCTGATTTAACCACACCCTCTCCAccccaaataatttttgcaCCTTTTTAGTGTAGTTGGAGTGTGGAATGTAAGAAATTAAGTGGGAAGACAGGTGTGACTGTATCATCAGACCATATGTATGTTTTACTAGGAATGCAATACTGCCCTGCTGCCAATCCATATTCTGTTAACTTATCTCCATTATcaatattaaatgttttccaaGACAGTAACAAAAGTAACAAAGTAACTTGCTTCCATTGAAGTTTTTCTGTTACatcattttaaaacttgaagCAATGCAAATGTCCTGTCCCATTTTTAAGTCTTGCTAAATTTGTAATGTCACAGCATCCTTAGACAGCTGAAGACCTCTACAGTCTTAGTCAACTCTAATCAGTGCTGACACTTGTTTGTTGGTGTGTAAGTTCTTGTGTGaccttactgaaaaataaaaatctttgcacTTCGTTTACCAAGCCAATGACTTCTACAGCAATTCAGAGCACTAGTTAGGAGACAGGCTGTGTTGCACTGTACTTGTGGTTGTTTGAGATTAGCAGTCTGCACTAGTAAACAGTTTAGTGAAAGACTGTATTGATGCTGCCTCTACTGGTGTGGCTGCTGTTTCAACAAAAACCCCAGGTCTCCTGACTTGTCTTGTTAGCAGTGCTTGGAGTACTAGATGATccctgtttaatttttattgattGGAGACAAAGGTCTGTCACATTCAAACAGACAAAAGTTTGTCTTGATGAAATCCTCTGGGTGTAAGAACCCTTGAGGGGCTGCTGTTTGTAGTGTGTATCAGTAAATGTGACTCTTCTGTGAGGTGTTACAGCTCCTACGGCagttctccctttccctttgcagGTGCTAATGGGCAGAGTGcctgacagaggaggaaggccCAATGAAATTGAACCGCCACCTCCTGAGATGCCACCATGGCAGAAAAGACCAGAGGCTGGTCCGCAACAAGGCGGcggcagaggaggaagaggtggcTACGAATCCTCGTATGGAGGGCGAGGAGGTTATGACCATGGGGGTCACGAccgaggaggaagaggaggctaTGACTCATCATATGGAGGGCGAGGAGGTCATGAACAAGGAAGCCATGATCGAGGGGGCCGAGGAGGACGTGGTGGTTATGATCACGGTGGCAGAGGAGGCGGAAGAGGAAACAAGCTTCAGGGAGGTTGGACAGATGGTGGAGGTGGTGGCTACCAGGATGGCAGCTACAGGGAAAGCAACTACAGAGATGCAGGTTTTCAAACGGGTGGCTACCACGGTGGTGGCGGCGGTGGTGGTGGCTACCAAGGAGGAGGCTATGGTAACTACCAGTCGTCTTCATATTCAGGAAGTGGCTACCAAGggggtggtggcagcagctACCAGCAGGACAACAGATATCAAGATGGTGGGTCCCACAGTGACCGAGGGGGTGGGCgtggaggagggaggggtggcCGTGGCAGTCGGGGTGGCCGTGGAGGTcaaggaggaggctggggcGGCAGAGGTGGACAGAACTTTAATCAAGGCGGGCAGTTTGAACAGCACTTCCAGCATGGAGGTTATCAGTATAATCAATCTGGCTTTGGACAAGGAAGACACTTCACAAGCTGAGGCTGCTAAAAACTTTTGCTTCAGCAGAGCTCACATAATAGAAACCTGGTTTTAGAGGCCTGGCTTAATCGCTGCTTGAATTAGTACCGGTTTGTACATGGCAGGTAGAATCTCTTTGGGTGGAATGTTTTGCATTGAGCAAAGTACAACTTTCTGTAgacctctcctcccctccctgcccccaacCTCTCTGAATTAAATGCATCATCACTGCACCCTAAACATCAACTAATAGCCGTGCTTTTTAGATGTTGGACGGGTTCCCCCTGCTCAAAACACTTTTGTTCTGAAACTACCTGCTGTGTTTGCCTTCTGCTTTGATTTAGAGAAATATCAAGACCTGTCTGGTCAAATTTGTGTATTGTAATACACAATAGAACTTCTGCATTTGTCCCCCTAATCATTGTTCAATTACATGTTCTAAAACCAGTTCTGAGTATTGCTTTTCGGCTTGCTGGCCTCTCATTTTAGTCACGAAGATGTTTCACACACGTGCGCACATGCACAGTGAACTCCCTCTGACAAACAGGTTTTTTGTCTATTATGTGAGCTCTACTGTGGATGCCATGTTCAGTAGCCTTATCTCCCGCTAAACAAAGTTTTCCCACCTGCTCAACTCTGAAGACTGACTGCCGCCAAAATCTGCAAAGATCATTAAAACTAAGCTAAATTGTGAACCGATAGTGTGTGTAGGCCTGTAGTTAGGTGTAGCAATTCAAACTGACCTGCATCCATCCAAAACAAGTTGCTCCTCCTCCAAACCTAATTTTTACTTGAAATCAGCTAGAAGAAATGACAAActgaaattgattttatttgcaAGTTAATACCACTGGCTCAGCAAATCTAGGGCAatttgttttgggggttgtctttttaaagaaatgcact encodes the following:
- the FAM98A gene encoding protein FAM98A, with protein sequence MEFELLESDVLESLEDLGYKGPLLDDGALAQAVSRGASSPEFTKLCAWLVSELRLFCKLEENVQATNSPNEAEEFQLEMSGLLAEMNCPYASLTSGDVTKRLHNQKNCLLLLTYLISELEAARMLCVNAPPKKAHEGGGSEVFQELKGICIALGMSKPPANITMFQFFSGIEKKLKETLAKVPPNHVGKPLLKKQLGPAHWEKIEAINQAIVNEYEVRRKLLVKRLDVTVQSFGWSDRAKSQTEKLAKVYQPKRALLSTKCTISIANLLAARQDLSKIMRTSSGSIREKTACAINKVLMGRVPDRGGRPNEIEPPPPEMPPWQKRPEAGPQQGGGRGGRGGYESSYGGRGGYDHGGHDRGGRGGYDSSYGGRGGHEQGSHDRGGRGGRGGYDHGGRGGGRGNKLQGGWTDGGGGGYQDGSYRESNYRDAGFQTGGYHGGGGGGGGYQGGGYGNYQSSSYSGSGYQGGGGSSYQQDNRYQDGGSHSDRGGGRGGGRGGRGSRGGRGGQGGGWGGRGGQNFNQGGQFEQHFQHGGYQYNQSGFGQGRHFTS